Proteins encoded within one genomic window of Micromonospora halotolerans:
- a CDS encoding acyl-CoA carboxylase subunit beta has product MTTLDSGLDPSSPAYRANREALLERLAELETALDQARAGGGEKYVTRHHKRGKLLPRERIELLLDQDSPFLELSPVAAYGTDFPVGASTVTGIGVVEGVECLVVANDPTVRGGAVNPWALAKTRRAGEIALANRLPMVNLVESAGADLPTQAEIFIPGGRVFRDLTRLSAAKIPTVSVVFGNATAGGAYVPGMSDYTIMIRDRSQVYLAGPPLVKMATGEVTDDESLGGAVMHSAKSGLADFLAEDERDGIRLARQCVRRLNWRKQGPAPRNPFPSPPKYDPDELLGIASADLKVPFDPREVLARVLDGSDFDEFKPGYGTALVTGWGELHGYPVGVLANARGVLFSEEAQKAAQFIQLANAADTPLVFLQNTTGYMVGTEYEQRGIIKHGALMINAVSNSTVPHLTVNLGASYGAGNYGMCGRAYEPRFLFTWPNAKSAVMGPAQLAGVLSIVARQAATARGRDYDEESDAAMRMMVEQQIESQSGALFLSGRLYDDGVIDPRDTRTVLGLCLSAIHNGPVKGADGFGVFRM; this is encoded by the coding sequence GTGACCACACTTGACAGCGGGCTCGACCCGTCCTCGCCGGCCTACCGGGCCAACCGGGAGGCGCTGCTGGAACGCCTCGCCGAGCTGGAGACTGCGCTCGACCAGGCCCGGGCGGGTGGCGGCGAGAAGTACGTGACCCGCCACCACAAGCGCGGCAAGCTGCTCCCCCGGGAGCGGATCGAGCTGCTGCTCGACCAGGACAGCCCGTTCCTGGAGCTGTCGCCGGTGGCCGCCTACGGCACCGACTTTCCGGTCGGGGCCAGCACGGTCACCGGCATCGGGGTGGTCGAGGGCGTGGAGTGCCTGGTCGTCGCCAACGACCCGACGGTACGCGGCGGCGCCGTGAACCCCTGGGCGCTCGCCAAGACCCGACGGGCCGGCGAGATCGCCCTGGCCAACCGGCTGCCCATGGTCAACCTGGTGGAGAGCGCCGGTGCGGACCTGCCCACCCAGGCCGAGATCTTCATCCCGGGCGGCCGGGTGTTCCGCGACCTGACCCGGCTCTCCGCGGCGAAGATCCCCACGGTCAGCGTGGTGTTCGGCAACGCCACCGCGGGTGGCGCGTACGTGCCGGGCATGTCGGACTACACGATCATGATCCGGGACCGGTCGCAGGTCTACCTGGCCGGGCCGCCGCTGGTGAAGATGGCCACCGGCGAGGTCACCGACGACGAGTCGCTGGGCGGGGCGGTCATGCACTCGGCGAAGTCCGGCCTGGCCGACTTCCTGGCCGAGGACGAGCGGGACGGCATCCGGCTGGCCCGGCAGTGCGTCCGCCGGCTCAACTGGCGCAAGCAGGGCCCCGCGCCGCGCAACCCGTTCCCCTCGCCACCCAAGTACGACCCCGACGAGCTGCTCGGCATCGCCAGCGCCGACCTCAAGGTGCCGTTCGACCCGCGCGAGGTGCTGGCCCGGGTCCTCGACGGCAGCGACTTCGACGAGTTCAAGCCCGGCTACGGCACCGCCCTGGTCACCGGCTGGGGCGAGCTGCACGGCTACCCGGTCGGCGTGCTGGCCAACGCCCGCGGTGTGCTGTTCAGCGAGGAGGCGCAGAAGGCGGCCCAGTTCATCCAGCTCGCCAACGCGGCCGACACCCCGCTGGTCTTCCTGCAGAACACCACCGGCTACATGGTCGGCACCGAGTACGAGCAGCGCGGCATCATCAAGCACGGCGCTCTCATGATCAACGCGGTGTCGAACTCGACGGTCCCGCACCTGACCGTCAACCTGGGCGCCTCCTACGGCGCCGGCAACTACGGCATGTGCGGCCGGGCGTACGAGCCGCGGTTCCTGTTCACCTGGCCGAACGCGAAGTCGGCGGTGATGGGGCCGGCGCAGCTCGCCGGGGTGCTCTCCATCGTCGCCCGGCAGGCCGCCACCGCCCGGGGCCGCGACTACGACGAGGAGTCCGACGCCGCCATGCGGATGATGGTCGAGCAGCAGATCGAGTCCCAGTCCGGGGCGCTCTTCCTCTCCGGCCGGCTCTACGACGACGGGGTGATCGACCCCCGGGACACCCGTACCGTCCTCGGGCTCTGCCTGTCGGCGATCCACAACGGACCGGTGAAGGGCGCCGACGGCTTCGGCGTCTTCCGGATGTGA
- a CDS encoding acyl-CoA dehydrogenase family protein — MTMVDNPERRQLRELARSFVTREVLPHLDDWERAGEVPRSLHETAAKIGLLGIGFPESVGGSGGDLLDSILVTEEIIRSGGSSGLIAALFTHGIALPHIVAACGDKAGPGAAGPQHLIERYVRPTLAGTMIGALAITEPDGGSDVAGIRTFARRDGDHYVVNGSKTYITSGIRADFVTTAVCTELPGSGALSLLVIDKGTPGFTVGRRLEKLGWHCSDTAELSFVDVRVPVANRVGPEDTGFLAIMQQFATERLSLATQAYATAQRCVELATRWCRDRSTFGRPLASRQLVRHRLAEMHTRAEAARAYVHDVAERVVAGEPVVTEVAMAKNVAVAACDFVVDAALQLHGGFGYLRDAEVERHYRDARILGIGGGTTEIMNEIIAKGMGL; from the coding sequence GTGACCATGGTGGACAATCCCGAGCGCCGACAGCTCCGCGAGCTGGCCCGGTCCTTCGTGACCAGGGAGGTCCTGCCCCACCTGGACGACTGGGAGCGGGCCGGCGAGGTGCCCCGTTCGCTGCACGAGACCGCCGCGAAGATCGGGCTGCTCGGCATCGGCTTCCCCGAGTCGGTCGGCGGCAGCGGCGGCGACCTGCTCGACTCGATCCTGGTCACCGAGGAGATCATCCGCTCGGGCGGCTCGTCCGGGCTGATCGCCGCGCTCTTCACCCACGGCATCGCGCTGCCGCACATCGTCGCCGCCTGCGGAGACAAGGCAGGCCCAGGCGCCGCCGGTCCGCAGCATCTTATCGAGAGGTACGTGCGGCCCACGCTCGCCGGCACGATGATCGGCGCACTGGCGATCACCGAGCCGGACGGCGGCTCCGACGTGGCGGGCATCCGCACCTTCGCGCGGCGGGACGGCGACCACTACGTGGTGAACGGGTCGAAGACCTACATCACCAGCGGGATCCGGGCCGACTTCGTGACCACCGCCGTCTGCACCGAACTGCCGGGCAGTGGCGCGCTCAGCCTGCTGGTGATCGACAAGGGCACGCCCGGGTTCACCGTCGGCCGGCGGCTGGAGAAACTCGGGTGGCACTGCTCGGACACCGCCGAACTCTCCTTCGTCGACGTCCGGGTGCCGGTGGCGAACCGGGTCGGCCCGGAGGACACCGGCTTCCTGGCGATCATGCAGCAGTTCGCCACCGAGCGGCTGTCCCTGGCAACCCAGGCCTACGCCACCGCGCAGCGCTGCGTGGAGCTGGCCACCCGCTGGTGCCGGGACCGGTCCACCTTCGGCCGCCCGCTGGCCAGCCGACAGCTCGTCCGGCACCGGCTCGCCGAGATGCACACGCGCGCCGAGGCGGCCCGGGCGTACGTGCACGACGTGGCCGAGCGGGTCGTGGCCGGCGAACCCGTGGTGACCGAGGTGGCGATGGCGAAGAACGTCGCCGTGGCGGCCTGCGACTTCGTCGTCGACGCGGCGCTGCAACTGCACGGCGGCTTCGGCTACCTGCGCGACGCCGAGGTGGAACGGCACTACCGCGACGCCCGGATCCTGGGCATCGGCGGCGGCACCACGGAGATCATGAACGAGATCATCGCGAAGGGCATGGGCCTGTGA
- a CDS encoding acyclic terpene utilization AtuA family protein: MTALRVGNASGFYGDRLTAWREMLDGGELDVLTGDYLAELTMLILGRDRMRDPSLGYAKTFLRQLEGTLGTALERRVRLVTNAGGLNPAGLAAAIGALADRLGLTVRIGYVEGDALARPDALTANAYLGAFGIAACLDAGADVVVTGRVSDASLAVGPAIAHFGWTRDDLDALAGTTVAGHLIECGAQVTGGNFSFFTELPDGGHRPGFPIAEIHADGSSVLTKHPGTGGAVTVETVTAQLLYEVGGPDYLGPDVVTRLDTVELAQDGPDRVRVSGVRGTPPPDTLKVGVNNLGGFRNSMTFVLCGLDIPAKAALVRGQLEEAVGKEGLEFTLARTDHPDATDTEAASALLHVHLRDGDKARAGRAFSAAAVELALASYPGCTLTTLPGDATPYGVFTADAVPQDAVAHVAVLPDGTRKPIPPPTVTSSPGAPVPREASTASPSAHPTRRAPLGELVGARSGDKGGDANLGVWARSDAGWAWLRGWLTVDRLAELLPETAPLTVERYELPHLRAVNFVIRGLLGQGVAASTRFDPQAKALGELLRSRLVDLPAHLTPGVPS; encoded by the coding sequence GTGACCGCGCTGCGGGTCGGCAACGCGTCCGGCTTCTACGGTGACCGCCTCACCGCCTGGCGGGAGATGCTCGACGGCGGCGAGCTGGACGTCCTGACCGGCGACTACCTGGCCGAGCTGACCATGCTGATCCTCGGCCGGGACCGGATGCGCGACCCCTCGCTGGGCTACGCGAAGACGTTCCTGCGCCAACTGGAGGGCACCCTCGGCACCGCGCTGGAGCGCCGGGTCCGGCTGGTCACCAACGCGGGCGGGCTCAACCCGGCCGGGCTGGCCGCCGCCATCGGCGCCCTCGCCGACCGGCTCGGCCTCACCGTCCGGATCGGGTACGTCGAGGGCGACGCCCTCGCCCGGCCGGACGCGTTGACCGCGAACGCGTACCTGGGGGCGTTCGGGATCGCGGCCTGCCTCGACGCCGGGGCGGACGTGGTGGTCACCGGGCGGGTGAGTGACGCCTCGCTGGCGGTCGGCCCGGCCATCGCCCACTTCGGCTGGACCCGGGACGACCTCGACGCGCTGGCCGGCACCACCGTCGCGGGGCACCTCATCGAGTGCGGGGCGCAGGTCACCGGCGGCAACTTCAGCTTCTTCACCGAGCTGCCCGACGGCGGGCACCGCCCCGGCTTCCCCATCGCCGAGATCCACGCCGACGGGTCGTCGGTGCTCACCAAGCACCCCGGCACGGGCGGCGCCGTCACCGTGGAGACGGTCACCGCCCAACTGCTCTACGAGGTGGGCGGGCCGGACTACCTGGGGCCGGACGTGGTGACCCGGCTGGACACGGTGGAGCTGGCGCAGGACGGGCCGGACCGGGTACGGGTCTCCGGTGTCCGGGGCACGCCCCCGCCGGACACCCTCAAGGTGGGCGTCAACAACCTGGGCGGCTTCCGCAACTCGATGACGTTCGTGCTCTGCGGGCTGGACATCCCGGCCAAGGCGGCCCTGGTCCGGGGCCAGCTGGAGGAGGCGGTCGGCAAGGAGGGGCTGGAGTTCACGCTGGCGCGGACCGACCACCCGGACGCCACCGACACCGAGGCGGCGAGCGCACTCCTGCACGTACACCTGCGGGACGGCGACAAGGCGCGGGCCGGGCGGGCCTTCTCGGCGGCCGCGGTGGAGCTGGCGCTGGCCTCCTATCCGGGCTGCACGTTGACCACGCTGCCCGGCGACGCCACCCCGTACGGGGTGTTCACCGCCGACGCGGTCCCGCAGGACGCGGTCGCGCACGTGGCCGTCCTTCCCGACGGCACCCGCAAGCCGATCCCGCCACCCACCGTCACGAGTTCGCCGGGGGCCCCGGTACCACGCGAGGCGTCAACCGCAAGCCCCTCCGCGCACCCGACCCGGCGGGCGCCGCTCGGCGAACTGGTCGGGGCGCGGTCGGGCGACAAGGGCGGGGACGCCAACCTCGGCGTCTGGGCCCGCTCCGACGCCGGCTGGGCCTGGCTGCGCGGTTGGTTGACCGTCGATCGGCTGGCCGAGCTGCTGCCGGAGACCGCCCCGCTGACCGTCGAGCGGTACGAGCTGCCGCACCTGCGCGCGGTCAACTTCGTGATCCGGGGGCTGCTCGGCCAGGGGGTGGCCGCCTCCACCCGCTTCGACCCGCAGGCCAAGGCGCTCGGCGAGCTGCTCCGCTCCCGGCTGGTCGACCTGCCCGCCCACCTCACCCCGGGGGTGCCGTCGTGA
- a CDS encoding TIGR03084 family metal-binding protein, translated as MVDLTALLADLAAESEQLDALVAPLPPEAWERPTPAPGWSIAHQIAHLAWTDHVAHLAATDAAAFYASVTSAPDPSRLVDDGAESFLAPAAALLARWRAGRAALATALAAVPAEEKLPWYGTRMSPASLATARLMETWAHGEDVADALGVRRAPTARLRHVAHLGFRTLGHSFAAHGRAVPTAPVRVELAGPDGDTWAFGPADAADRVTGPALDFCLLVTQRRHRADLALVATGPVADEWLDVAQAFAGPPGGKREAAGGGVVR; from the coding sequence ATGGTCGACCTGACAGCCCTGCTCGCGGACCTGGCCGCCGAGTCCGAGCAGCTCGACGCCCTCGTCGCACCGCTGCCGCCGGAAGCCTGGGAGCGGCCGACCCCGGCGCCCGGGTGGAGCATCGCCCACCAGATCGCCCACCTGGCCTGGACCGACCACGTGGCTCACCTCGCGGCGACCGACGCGGCGGCGTTCTACGCCTCGGTCACCTCCGCCCCGGACCCGTCCCGGCTGGTCGACGACGGCGCCGAATCGTTCCTCGCCCCGGCCGCGGCGCTGCTGGCGCGCTGGCGGGCGGGCCGGGCCGCGCTCGCGACGGCGCTCGCCGCCGTCCCGGCCGAGGAGAAGCTCCCCTGGTACGGCACCCGGATGTCGCCCGCCTCTCTGGCGACCGCCCGGCTCATGGAGACCTGGGCGCACGGCGAGGACGTGGCCGACGCGCTGGGCGTCCGGCGTGCCCCGACGGCCCGGCTCCGGCACGTCGCGCACCTGGGCTTCCGTACCCTCGGGCACAGCTTCGCGGCCCATGGCCGCGCGGTGCCGACGGCGCCGGTCCGCGTCGAGCTCGCGGGACCCGACGGGGACACCTGGGCCTTCGGGCCGGCGGACGCGGCCGACCGGGTCACCGGCCCGGCGCTCGACTTCTGCCTCCTGGTCACCCAGCGGCGGCACCGCGCGGACCTGGCGCTCGTCGCCACCGGGCCGGTCGCCGACGAGTGGCTCGACGTGGCCCAGGCGTTCGCGGGGCCGCCCGGCGGCAAGCGGGAGGCGGCGGGCGGCGGGGTGGTCCGGTGA
- a CDS encoding TetR/AcrR family transcriptional regulator, translating to MPAASTRVPQQERSRATQARLLEATVECLVEHGWSGTTTTVVAARAGVSRGAQLHHYPTKAALVTAAVTHLTERRAVELRTEAAALPAGPRRLDGVVDLLAAAFTGPLFVAALELWVAARTDPELRDALVPLEARVGREMHRLTVELLGVDERRPGVREAVQATLDLLRGLGVANLLSDDTTRRTALLHTWKRQLATLLTPDAGAPTPGSARPH from the coding sequence GTGCCCGCCGCATCGACCCGCGTCCCTCAACAGGAGCGCAGCCGCGCCACCCAGGCCCGGCTGCTGGAGGCGACCGTCGAGTGCCTGGTGGAGCACGGCTGGTCCGGCACCACGACGACCGTGGTGGCGGCCCGGGCGGGCGTCTCCCGGGGCGCCCAGCTGCACCACTACCCGACCAAGGCGGCCCTGGTCACCGCCGCCGTCACCCACCTCACCGAGCGCCGGGCCGTGGAGCTGCGCACCGAGGCCGCGGCGTTGCCGGCCGGCCCACGGCGCCTCGACGGGGTGGTCGACCTGCTCGCCGCCGCCTTCACCGGGCCGCTCTTCGTCGCGGCGCTGGAGCTGTGGGTGGCCGCCCGCACCGACCCCGAGCTGCGCGACGCCCTGGTCCCCCTCGAAGCGCGGGTCGGCCGGGAGATGCACCGGCTCACCGTCGAGCTGCTCGGCGTGGACGAGCGGCGACCCGGCGTCCGCGAGGCGGTGCAGGCCACCCTCGACCTGCTCCGCGGCCTCGGCGTGGCCAACCTGCTCAGCGACGACACGACCCGCCGCACCGCCCTGCTGCACACCTGGAAACGCCAGCTCGCGACCCTGCTCACCCCCGACGCCGGAGCGCCGACGCCCGGGAGCGCACGGCCGCACTGA
- a CDS encoding APC family permease: MTHPPDPSETVAQVERFGYRQELSRTLTFTDLLIYGLIFMVPIAPFGIFGSVYAGSGGMVALAYLIGMVAMMFTASSYAQMVRAFPMAGSVYSYTGRGIAPPVGFLAGWVILLDYVLVPGLLYLVASVAMHSLVPGVPVWAWLAAFVVLNTVVNYFGIQLTARVNRVMLAAELVILLIFLVVGVIALAQGKGAGFSLRPLFDADTFSWPLVFGAVSIAVLSFLGFDGISMLAEESREEARQIGRAMIAALLLAGALFIVQTWVAALLVPDAPSLLDNGDPEGTAFYDAARAAGGGWLAGLTALATAIAWGFANSLVAQAATSRLLYAMARDRQMPRFLARINPKHKVPANATLLVAAISLALGLYMASRDDGISLLSTLVNFGAMTAFLALHVSVVTHYVVRNGSRDWLRHLVVPVIGFLILLYVVINAKVAAQVLGFVWLGVGLLVLLAFYLTGRRPELAALVDVAHDSTDEPVKEPQ; this comes from the coding sequence GTGACTCATCCTCCCGACCCATCCGAGACAGTCGCCCAGGTCGAACGGTTCGGCTACCGGCAGGAACTCAGCCGGACCCTCACCTTCACCGACCTGCTGATCTACGGTCTGATCTTCATGGTGCCGATCGCACCCTTCGGCATCTTCGGCAGCGTGTACGCCGGCTCCGGCGGCATGGTCGCGCTGGCCTACCTCATCGGCATGGTGGCGATGATGTTCACCGCCTCCTCGTACGCGCAGATGGTCCGCGCGTTCCCCATGGCCGGCTCCGTCTACAGCTACACCGGTCGCGGCATCGCACCGCCCGTCGGCTTCCTCGCCGGCTGGGTGATCCTGCTCGACTACGTCCTCGTGCCCGGCCTGCTCTACCTGGTGGCCAGCGTGGCCATGCACTCCCTCGTGCCGGGGGTGCCGGTGTGGGCGTGGCTGGCGGCCTTCGTCGTGCTCAACACCGTCGTCAACTACTTCGGCATCCAGCTGACCGCCCGGGTCAACCGGGTGATGCTCGCCGCCGAGCTGGTCATCCTCCTGATCTTCCTGGTCGTCGGCGTGATCGCCCTGGCACAGGGCAAGGGTGCGGGCTTCTCGCTCCGGCCCCTGTTCGACGCGGACACCTTCTCCTGGCCGCTGGTCTTCGGCGCGGTGTCGATCGCCGTGCTCTCCTTCCTCGGCTTCGACGGCATCTCCATGCTGGCCGAGGAGAGCCGCGAGGAGGCCCGGCAGATCGGCCGGGCGATGATCGCGGCGCTGCTGCTGGCCGGCGCCCTGTTCATCGTGCAGACGTGGGTCGCGGCCCTGCTGGTGCCGGACGCGCCCAGCCTGCTCGACAACGGCGACCCCGAGGGCACCGCGTTCTACGACGCGGCACGCGCGGCCGGCGGGGGCTGGCTGGCCGGGCTGACCGCCCTGGCCACCGCGATCGCCTGGGGCTTCGCCAACTCCCTGGTCGCGCAGGCCGCGACCTCCCGCCTGCTGTACGCGATGGCCCGCGACCGGCAGATGCCGCGCTTCCTCGCCCGGATCAACCCGAAACACAAGGTGCCGGCCAACGCCACCCTGCTGGTCGCCGCCATCTCCCTGGCGCTCGGCCTCTACATGGCCAGCCGGGACGACGGCATCTCGCTGCTGTCCACACTGGTCAACTTCGGCGCCATGACCGCGTTCCTGGCGCTGCACGTCTCCGTCGTGACCCACTACGTGGTGCGCAACGGCAGCCGGGACTGGTTGCGGCACCTGGTGGTGCCGGTGATCGGGTTCCTGATCCTGCTCTACGTCGTGATCAACGCCAAGGTCGCCGCCCAGGTGCTCGGCTTCGTCTGGTTGGGCGTCGGTCTACTGGTCCTGTTGGCCTTCTACCTGACGGGCCGGCGTCCCGAGCTGGCCGCGCTCGTCGACGTCGCCCACGACAGCACCGACGAGCCGGTGAAGGAGCCGCAGTGA
- a CDS encoding acetamidase/formamidase family protein — translation MTTDVVKYRPEPDELSYTFGGREAVLRVRPGTILELYTEDCFGGRVRTTDDLPSQVCQFPYLNPVTGPIHVEGAEPGDTLAVHFIAIEPARDWAVSTTFPHFGALTSTHTTATLQPPLDEVVWRYDVDVAAGTATYRARRGDYTVALPLDPMHGTAGVAPGAFEARMTITPDAHGGNMDTPELRAGVTAYFGVNVPGALFALGDGHCRQGHGEVCGTGIEAAMNTTVVVDVVKGAGTPWPRLESDDALMSTGSARPLEDAYRISQHDLVTWTAELVGLDQLDAYQLVSQAGGAPVGNVCDTNYTMVAKVDKRYLGGAGGYDGVHARLRQTAQHYLSHR, via the coding sequence GTGACGACCGACGTGGTGAAGTACCGGCCGGAGCCGGACGAACTCTCCTACACCTTCGGTGGGCGCGAGGCGGTGCTCCGGGTGCGCCCGGGCACCATCCTCGAGCTCTACACCGAGGACTGCTTCGGCGGCCGGGTCCGGACCACCGACGACCTGCCGTCGCAGGTCTGCCAGTTCCCGTACCTCAACCCGGTGACCGGGCCGATCCACGTCGAAGGGGCCGAGCCCGGGGACACCCTCGCCGTGCACTTCATCGCCATCGAGCCGGCCCGGGACTGGGCCGTGTCCACCACCTTCCCGCACTTCGGCGCACTTACCAGCACCCACACCACAGCGACCCTGCAACCCCCGCTCGACGAGGTGGTCTGGCGGTACGACGTCGACGTCGCGGCCGGCACGGCGACGTACCGGGCGCGCCGGGGCGACTACACCGTGGCGCTGCCGCTGGACCCGATGCACGGCACCGCCGGGGTGGCCCCCGGTGCCTTCGAGGCGCGGATGACGATCACCCCGGACGCGCACGGCGGGAACATGGACACCCCGGAGCTGCGGGCCGGCGTCACCGCGTACTTCGGCGTGAACGTGCCGGGAGCGCTCTTCGCCCTCGGCGACGGGCACTGCCGGCAGGGCCACGGCGAGGTCTGCGGCACCGGCATCGAGGCGGCCATGAACACCACGGTCGTGGTGGACGTCGTGAAGGGCGCCGGCACCCCGTGGCCGCGGCTGGAGTCCGACGACGCGCTGATGTCCACCGGCTCGGCCCGCCCGCTGGAGGACGCGTACCGGATCAGCCAGCACGACCTGGTCACGTGGACCGCCGAGCTGGTGGGGCTGGACCAGCTCGACGCGTACCAACTGGTCAGCCAGGCCGGTGGGGCGCCGGTCGGCAACGTGTGCGACACGAACTACACGATGGTGGCGAAGGTGGACAAGCGCTACCTGGGCGGGGCCGGCGGGTACGACGGCGTGCACGCCCGGCTGCGCCAGACGGCCCAGCACTACCTGAGCCACCGCTGA
- a CDS encoding metallophosphoesterase family protein: MIERVAVLSDIHGVLPALEAVLAEPDVAAADLIVLTGDIAAGPQPVEVLDLLASLGDRACWVGGNADRELVEARAGRPAGIEVSNWAATQLRDDQVARLAALPPTVTLPVAGLGDVLFCHATPRDDEEMVLVDSRLERWAEVFAGLPAGVDTVVCGHTHMPFTRLVDRRLVVNPGSVGMPYGGAGAWWALLGPGVQLRRTGFDVDAACARVAAESGFPDAAAWADEYVRSRHSDADALAVFGPRDGR; encoded by the coding sequence ATGATCGAGCGGGTAGCTGTTCTCTCCGACATCCACGGCGTGCTGCCGGCGCTGGAGGCCGTCCTGGCCGAGCCGGACGTGGCCGCCGCCGACCTGATCGTGCTCACCGGGGACATCGCGGCCGGGCCGCAGCCCGTCGAGGTGCTCGACCTGCTCGCCTCGCTCGGCGACCGGGCCTGCTGGGTCGGCGGCAACGCCGACCGCGAACTGGTCGAGGCACGGGCCGGGCGGCCGGCCGGGATCGAGGTGTCCAACTGGGCCGCGACCCAGCTCCGCGACGACCAGGTGGCGCGGCTCGCCGCGCTCCCGCCGACCGTCACGCTGCCGGTCGCCGGCCTGGGCGACGTGCTCTTCTGCCACGCCACGCCCCGGGACGACGAGGAGATGGTGCTGGTCGACTCCCGCCTGGAGCGCTGGGCCGAGGTCTTCGCCGGGCTGCCGGCCGGGGTGGACACGGTGGTCTGCGGGCACACCCACATGCCGTTCACCCGGCTGGTCGACCGCCGCCTGGTGGTGAATCCGGGCAGCGTCGGCATGCCGTACGGGGGCGCGGGCGCCTGGTGGGCGCTGCTCGGGCCGGGCGTGCAGCTGCGCCGGACCGGCTTCGACGTGGACGCCGCCTGCGCCCGGGTGGCCGCCGAGTCGGGCTTCCCGGACGCCGCCGCCTGGGCCGACGAGTACGTGCGCTCCCGCCACTCGGACGCGGACGCCCTCGCCGTCTTCGGCCCCCGCGACGGCCGCTGA
- a CDS encoding Crp/Fnr family transcriptional regulator has product MDEVLARSGIFQGVDPEAAEALAKEMETIEVRKGEVVFNEGEPGDSLYILLSGKIKVGRRAADGRQNLIAVMGPSDMVGELSLFDPGPRTATATAVTDTRLVRLRKQALRPWLNNRPEIAEQLLRVLARRLRRTNDSLADLIFTDVPGRVAKNLLQMAGRFGTRDGGVLRVTHDLTQEEIAQLVGASRETVNKALADFASRGWLRLDGKSIIILDPERLARRARV; this is encoded by the coding sequence ATGGACGAGGTACTGGCCCGTAGCGGGATCTTCCAGGGTGTCGACCCGGAGGCTGCCGAGGCGCTCGCCAAGGAGATGGAGACGATCGAGGTCCGTAAGGGCGAGGTCGTCTTCAACGAGGGCGAGCCCGGCGACAGTCTCTACATCCTCCTGTCCGGCAAGATCAAGGTGGGTCGCCGGGCCGCGGACGGCCGGCAGAACCTGATCGCCGTGATGGGCCCGTCGGACATGGTCGGTGAGCTGTCGCTCTTCGACCCGGGCCCGCGTACGGCGACGGCCACGGCGGTCACCGACACCCGGCTGGTCCGGCTGCGCAAGCAGGCGCTGCGGCCCTGGCTGAACAACCGGCCCGAGATCGCCGAGCAGCTGCTGCGGGTGCTGGCCCGCCGGCTGCGGCGGACCAACGACTCGCTGGCCGACCTGATCTTCACCGACGTGCCCGGCCGGGTCGCCAAGAACCTGCTCCAGATGGCCGGCCGGTTCGGCACCCGCGACGGCGGCGTGCTGCGGGTGACCCACGACCTGACCCAGGAGGAGATCGCCCAGCTCGTCGGCGCCTCCCGGGAGACCGTCAACAAGGCCCTCGCCGACTTCGCCTCGCGCGGGTGGCTGCGGCTCGACGGCAAGAGCATCATCATCCTCGACCCGGAGCGCCTGGCCCGCCGCGCGCGGGTCTGA
- a CDS encoding adenosylcobinamide amidohydrolase has translation MLSEPFLTSRPEDGSDIPLLVWRAEAPLLAVGSAPLGGGIGVRGWVVNATVPMSYDREDPAAHLAELADGLGLAGPGVGLLTGVDVTEVVPRTDGGVRVWATVGLGMPVWAAAPAPATPAQRVGTVNIVVYVPARLGDAALVNAVATATEAKAQAIWELGLPATGTPTDAVTVLCPADGDPAPYGGPRSAWGAPLARAVHAAVLTGGAGTVVPWSHRRTG, from the coding sequence GTGCTGAGCGAGCCGTTCCTGACCAGCCGGCCCGAGGACGGGTCGGACATCCCGCTGCTGGTCTGGCGGGCCGAGGCGCCGCTGCTGGCGGTCGGCTCCGCCCCGCTGGGCGGGGGGATCGGCGTACGCGGGTGGGTGGTCAACGCGACCGTGCCCATGTCGTACGACCGGGAAGACCCGGCCGCGCACCTGGCCGAGCTGGCCGACGGGCTCGGCCTGGCCGGGCCCGGCGTCGGGCTGCTGACCGGGGTCGACGTGACCGAGGTGGTGCCGCGGACGGACGGCGGCGTGCGGGTCTGGGCGACGGTCGGCCTCGGCATGCCGGTCTGGGCCGCCGCGCCCGCCCCCGCCACCCCCGCCCAGCGGGTCGGCACGGTCAACATCGTGGTGTACGTGCCGGCCCGGCTCGGGGACGCCGCTCTGGTGAACGCGGTGGCCACGGCCACCGAGGCGAAGGCCCAGGCGATCTGGGAGCTGGGGTTGCCGGCCACCGGCACCCCCACCGACGCGGTCACCGTCCTCTGCCCGGCCGACGGCGATCCGGCCCCGTACGGCGGTCCCCGCTCGGCCTGGGGCGCCCCGCTTGCGCGGGCCGTGCACGCGGCCGTCCTGACCGGCGGCGCCGGCACCGTCGTGCCCTGGTCCCACCGGCGGACGGGCTGA